Proteins encoded in a region of the Microbacterium neungamense genome:
- a CDS encoding polyphosphate kinase 2 family protein, whose translation MTTQRWPTGELLRVGDGFRLDDVDPAATPGYDRGKAAGKKDLALRGDVLSELQERLYAASRGGEARDAVLLVLQAMDTAGKGGILRHVMGGVDPQGVALAAFKAPTEDERAHDFLWRVEKRLPEPGMIGVFDRSHYEDVLIVRVRGLADAAEIERRYGAIAEFEQRIAASGTRIVKVMLHISRDEQKARLMERLERPDKHWKYNPGDVDERMRWDDYMAAYQTVFDRTASETAPWYVVPADHKWYARLAVQELLIAALEDIDPQWPAADFDVEAEKKRLAAS comes from the coding sequence ATGACGACGCAGCGATGGCCGACCGGGGAGCTGCTCCGGGTCGGTGACGGCTTCCGGCTGGACGATGTCGATCCCGCGGCGACGCCCGGCTACGACCGCGGCAAGGCGGCGGGCAAGAAGGACCTCGCTCTGCGCGGCGACGTCCTCAGCGAACTGCAGGAGCGGCTCTACGCGGCCAGCCGGGGCGGGGAGGCGCGCGACGCCGTGCTGCTCGTGCTGCAGGCCATGGACACCGCCGGCAAGGGCGGCATCCTGCGTCACGTGATGGGCGGCGTCGACCCGCAGGGCGTCGCTCTGGCCGCGTTCAAGGCGCCGACCGAGGACGAGCGCGCGCACGACTTCCTCTGGCGCGTCGAGAAGCGCCTCCCCGAGCCGGGGATGATCGGCGTGTTCGACCGCTCCCATTACGAGGACGTCCTGATCGTCCGGGTGCGCGGGCTCGCGGACGCCGCCGAGATCGAGCGCCGCTACGGTGCGATCGCCGAGTTCGAGCAGCGCATCGCGGCATCCGGCACCCGCATCGTGAAGGTCATGCTGCACATCTCGCGCGACGAGCAGAAGGCGCGGCTGATGGAGCGGCTCGAGCGCCCGGACAAGCACTGGAAGTACAACCCGGGCGACGTGGACGAGCGGATGCGGTGGGACGACTACATGGCCGCGTATCAGACGGTGTTCGATCGCACGGCATCCGAGACCGCGCCGTGGTATGTCGTGCCGGCCGATCACAAGTGGTACGCGCGCCTGGCGGTGCAGGAGCTGCTCATCGCCGCGCTGGAGGACATCGACCCGCAGTGGCCCGCCGCCGACTTCGACGTCGAGGCCGAGAAGAAGCGCCTCGCCGCCAGCTGA
- the menD gene encoding 2-succinyl-5-enolpyruvyl-6-hydroxy-3-cyclohexene-1-carboxylic-acid synthase, with the protein MTDSPASAEAVALLAELVAHGVRDVVIAPGSRSQALALAATALSRAGALRVHVRVDERVAGFTALGIARETRVPVAVMCTSGTAAGNLLPAAMEAFHAGVPLLLLTADRPPELRGVGANQATVQPGLFASFVRWGHDAPVPGDGSWRGLGARAVAAAVGNEGQGIAGVAGPVHLNLPCREPLSGPVEVSVASGEAPRRPEPAPTTLERGPRTVVIAGADAGPDAEAIAFAGGWPLIAEIVSGARFGRLLVHGYRMLLRDEQLGGRIERAVVLGHPTLSREVAALLARRDVDVVAVRSGGEALNLNGRTTAVQAVTVAPGETDREWLGAWMAASAAASVDLSPPAPDQEGLSSEDRAARLDAVRAELDVVRRPLDRELVADAVWRATWPHDRLVFGSSRLVRVADQVLGGKKVPVHANRGLAGIDGTIATATGIAVASQAGGAPGVTRVLLGDLAFLHDVGALMLPADEPRPRLQLIVGNDGGGTIFDGLEVAGSAAAEDLDRVFYTPQTVRLEELAAAYGWEYVRVTTRSALDQALTTPTGGTQIIEVPLPR; encoded by the coding sequence GTGACGGATTCCCCCGCGAGCGCGGAGGCCGTCGCCCTCCTCGCCGAGCTCGTGGCGCACGGCGTGCGGGACGTGGTGATCGCGCCCGGATCCCGGTCGCAGGCGCTCGCCCTCGCCGCGACGGCGCTGAGCCGTGCCGGTGCGCTGCGCGTGCACGTGCGCGTCGACGAACGGGTCGCCGGGTTCACCGCCCTGGGCATCGCCCGGGAGACGCGGGTTCCGGTGGCCGTCATGTGCACTTCGGGGACCGCCGCCGGCAACCTCCTCCCCGCCGCCATGGAGGCGTTCCACGCCGGCGTCCCGCTGCTGCTGCTCACCGCGGACCGCCCCCCGGAGCTGCGCGGCGTCGGCGCCAACCAGGCGACCGTGCAGCCGGGCCTGTTCGCCTCGTTCGTCCGCTGGGGGCATGACGCGCCGGTACCGGGGGACGGCTCGTGGCGCGGGCTCGGGGCGCGTGCGGTGGCCGCCGCGGTCGGGAACGAGGGGCAGGGCATCGCGGGCGTGGCGGGGCCCGTGCACCTGAACCTCCCGTGCCGGGAGCCGCTGTCCGGCCCGGTGGAGGTCTCGGTCGCGTCCGGTGAGGCGCCGCGGCGCCCGGAGCCGGCGCCCACGACGCTGGAGCGCGGCCCGCGGACCGTGGTGATCGCGGGGGCGGATGCCGGGCCGGATGCCGAGGCGATCGCCTTCGCCGGCGGCTGGCCGCTGATCGCCGAGATCGTCAGCGGCGCGCGGTTCGGCCGGCTGCTCGTGCACGGCTATCGGATGCTGCTGCGCGACGAGCAGCTCGGCGGACGGATCGAGCGCGCGGTGGTGCTCGGGCATCCGACGCTCAGCCGGGAGGTCGCCGCCCTGCTCGCACGGCGCGACGTGGACGTCGTCGCCGTCCGCTCGGGCGGGGAGGCACTGAACCTGAACGGCCGCACGACGGCTGTCCAGGCGGTCACGGTCGCGCCGGGGGAGACCGACCGGGAGTGGCTCGGAGCGTGGATGGCCGCATCCGCCGCGGCATCCGTCGACCTCAGCCCGCCCGCACCGGATCAGGAGGGGCTGTCCTCCGAGGACCGCGCGGCCCGCCTGGACGCGGTGCGCGCCGAACTCGACGTGGTGCGCCGTCCTCTCGACCGGGAGCTCGTGGCGGATGCGGTGTGGCGTGCGACCTGGCCGCATGACCGGCTGGTGTTCGGCTCCTCCCGCCTGGTGCGGGTGGCGGACCAGGTGCTCGGCGGGAAGAAGGTGCCGGTGCACGCCAACCGCGGGCTCGCCGGCATCGACGGGACGATCGCGACGGCGACCGGCATCGCCGTCGCCAGCCAGGCCGGCGGAGCGCCGGGCGTCACCCGCGTGCTGCTCGGCGACCTCGCGTTCCTGCACGACGTGGGCGCCCTGATGCTGCCCGCCGACGAACCGCGTCCCCGGCTGCAGCTGATCGTCGGCAACGACGGCGGCGGCACGATCTTCGACGGGCTCGAGGTCGCCGGATCCGCCGCCGCGGAGGACCTGGACCGGGTCTTCTACACGCCGCAGACCGTCCGCCTGGAGGAGCTGGCCGCCGCGTACGGCTGGGAGTACGTCCGGGTGACCACGCGATCCGCCCTGGACCAGGCCCTGACGACCCCGACCGGTGGCACGCAGATCATCGAAGTGCCGCTGCCCCGGTAG
- a CDS encoding DUF3800 domain-containing protein: protein MPEFSDYVVYVDESGDHGLEQINPDYPVFVLAFCIFHVPTYVGQIVPEVQRLKFRYFGHDMVILHEMDIRKARPPFHILRDPGVRAAFMSDLNALLTQSPFIVTASVILKEPYKARRGVANNPYHVALEFGLERVFMELQSRGQRGRVTRVIFESRGRKEDDELELEFRRLMARTQMQGMAQSLDFLCVSKQSNSSGLQVADMVARPVGLHVLRPDQPNRAWDIIEPKLRRSASGSINGYGLKIHS, encoded by the coding sequence ATGCCGGAGTTCAGCGACTACGTCGTCTACGTCGACGAGAGTGGCGACCATGGCCTGGAGCAGATCAACCCGGACTACCCGGTGTTCGTACTCGCGTTCTGCATCTTCCATGTGCCGACATACGTCGGCCAGATCGTGCCGGAAGTACAACGTCTGAAGTTCAGGTACTTCGGCCACGACATGGTGATCCTTCATGAGATGGATATCCGCAAGGCCAGACCTCCTTTCCATATCCTCAGGGACCCAGGGGTTCGCGCCGCCTTCATGTCCGACCTCAACGCCCTGCTCACCCAGTCGCCGTTCATCGTGACGGCGAGTGTGATTCTGAAGGAGCCCTACAAAGCCAGGCGAGGTGTCGCGAACAACCCGTATCACGTCGCTCTCGAGTTCGGGCTTGAGCGCGTCTTCATGGAACTGCAGAGCCGCGGACAACGCGGAAGGGTGACGCGGGTGATCTTCGAGAGCCGTGGACGGAAAGAGGATGACGAGCTTGAGCTCGAATTCCGAAGGTTGATGGCTCGAACGCAGATGCAGGGCATGGCGCAGAGCCTCGACTTCCTCTGCGTGAGCAAGCAATCGAACAGCTCCGGCTTGCAAGTGGCGGATATGGTCGCGCGCCCGGTCGGGCTCCATGTCCTTCGACCGGATCAGCCCAACCGTGCGTGGGACATCATCGAACCGAAGCTGCGTCGATCAGCGTCCGGAAGCATCAACGGGTACGGACTGAAGATCCACTCATAA
- a CDS encoding isochorismate synthase yields MTSPRLIARTREIDPVEDLLAHTSPRHPLAWLRRGDGIVSASNGTAAAIRVPAGTDRPRSRALAEAWRDLAGSAEIDDEVRLPGTGLVAFGALTFDEDSAADSILLVPSTIIGRHRGRTWLTRIRPADEATDAGAPAAPRPYGPHWAGRVGPGALTPQGYQDAVRRALVEIAAGEYSKVVLARDLTGTVPSDADLRRLVRALATGYPDTWTFAVDGLIGASPETLVTVQDRTVTARVLAGTAARGADADGDTEASAALASSVKDLDEHEYAVQSVLAALRPHTRALAASDQPFTLKLPNLFHLATDVEGELSDGASALDLVGALHPTAAVAGTPTDAALAAIRRLEPFDRGRYAGPVGWVDAAGNGEWAIALRCAQFGDAAASAGAGPETLPVTAYAGAGIVAGSDPEAELLETRVKFRPLVDALA; encoded by the coding sequence GTGACCAGCCCCCGCCTGATCGCGCGGACCCGCGAGATCGACCCCGTCGAGGACCTGCTGGCGCACACCTCCCCGCGGCATCCGCTGGCCTGGCTGCGTCGCGGCGACGGCATCGTGTCCGCATCGAACGGGACCGCCGCCGCCATCCGCGTCCCGGCCGGCACCGACCGCCCGCGTTCGCGCGCCCTCGCCGAGGCGTGGCGCGATCTCGCCGGCTCGGCCGAGATCGACGACGAGGTGCGCCTCCCCGGCACGGGACTGGTCGCCTTCGGCGCGCTCACCTTCGACGAGGACTCGGCGGCCGACAGCATCCTGCTCGTCCCGTCCACGATCATCGGCCGGCACCGCGGGCGCACCTGGCTCACCCGCATCCGCCCCGCGGACGAGGCGACGGATGCCGGGGCGCCCGCCGCCCCGCGTCCGTACGGCCCGCACTGGGCCGGCCGCGTCGGTCCCGGGGCGCTGACGCCGCAGGGGTACCAGGATGCCGTCCGCCGCGCGCTCGTCGAGATCGCCGCGGGCGAGTACAGCAAGGTGGTCCTGGCCCGCGACCTCACCGGCACCGTGCCATCGGATGCCGACCTGCGCCGCCTGGTGCGCGCCCTCGCCACCGGATACCCCGACACGTGGACCTTCGCCGTCGACGGCCTCATCGGCGCCAGCCCGGAGACCCTCGTCACCGTGCAGGACCGCACCGTCACCGCGCGCGTGCTCGCCGGCACCGCCGCCCGCGGCGCCGACGCCGATGGCGACACCGAGGCATCCGCCGCCCTCGCCTCCAGCGTGAAGGACCTCGACGAGCACGAGTACGCCGTGCAAAGCGTGCTCGCGGCGCTCCGTCCGCACACACGGGCGCTCGCCGCGAGCGACCAGCCGTTCACCCTCAAGCTGCCCAACCTCTTCCACCTCGCCACCGACGTGGAGGGCGAGCTGTCCGACGGCGCCTCCGCGCTCGATCTCGTCGGCGCGCTGCATCCGACCGCCGCGGTGGCGGGTACGCCGACGGATGCCGCGCTCGCCGCGATCCGGCGGCTGGAGCCCTTCGATCGCGGCCGCTACGCGGGGCCGGTCGGCTGGGTGGACGCGGCCGGCAACGGGGAGTGGGCGATCGCGCTGCGGTGCGCGCAGTTCGGCGATGCCGCGGCATCCGCTGGCGCGGGACCCGAGACCCTCCCGGTGACCGCCTACGCGGGCGCCGGGATCGTCGCCGGGAGCGACCCCGAGGCGGAGCTGCTCGAGACCCGGGTGAAGTTCCGCCCCCTCGTCGACGCGCTCGCCTGA
- the ubiE gene encoding bifunctional demethylmenaquinone methyltransferase/2-methoxy-6-polyprenyl-1,4-benzoquinol methylase UbiE: MTSREPNRADLGKDPSRVSGMFDQVAPGYDRTNTAMTLGNDALWRAATTRAVAPRRGERILDLAAGTASSSASLARSGAEVVAADFSPGMLAEGRRRHGHLPNLTFVEADAMNLPFADGEFDAVTMSYGLRNVQDPKKALRELYRVTKPGGRMVINEFSTPPGALFRAFFRFYNGQVLPRIARVAGTNGEAYDYLNESIRDWPDQRTLAAWIREAGWIDVAYRNLSFGIVALHRARKPR; the protein is encoded by the coding sequence ATGACCTCCCGCGAGCCCAATCGCGCCGATCTCGGCAAGGATCCGTCCCGCGTCAGCGGCATGTTCGACCAGGTGGCGCCCGGGTACGACCGCACGAACACGGCGATGACGCTCGGCAACGACGCGTTGTGGCGTGCGGCGACCACGCGGGCCGTGGCGCCGCGCCGGGGCGAGCGCATCCTGGATCTCGCGGCGGGCACGGCATCCTCCTCCGCCTCCCTCGCCCGCAGCGGCGCCGAGGTGGTCGCCGCCGACTTCTCCCCCGGGATGCTGGCCGAGGGCCGCCGGCGGCACGGGCACCTCCCCAACCTGACGTTCGTCGAGGCGGATGCCATGAACCTGCCCTTCGCGGACGGCGAGTTCGACGCGGTCACGATGTCGTACGGGCTGCGCAACGTCCAGGATCCGAAGAAGGCGCTGCGGGAGCTGTACCGGGTCACCAAACCCGGCGGGCGGATGGTCATCAACGAGTTCTCCACGCCGCCGGGTGCGCTGTTCCGGGCGTTCTTCCGGTTCTACAACGGCCAGGTGCTGCCGCGGATCGCGCGCGTGGCCGGGACGAACGGCGAGGCGTACGACTACCTGAACGAGTCGATCCGGGACTGGCCCGACCAGCGCACCCTCGCCGCCTGGATCCGGGAGGCCGGCTGGATCGACGTCGCCTACCGCAACCTGAGCTTCGGGATCGTCGCCCTGCACCGCGCCCGCAAGCCCCGCTGA
- the rmuC gene encoding DNA recombination protein RmuC has translation MDIVLVVIAIVAAALAGALGFVLGRQRGQASGTAEQAELVAARLQIDGLRRDVEAARAETSGRVEEERRLGAQRVAEARELAEAALAEVRRDAAQRMQDERAAHERRLAEVRAEAEKDVLEERRRAEQRIEELRADTKRLADEFEALSKRALDANAKTFLAQAEERLKRSQSEGAAELRRRQEAVEKLIEPIQKTLDTVKSEMTSAEKARAEANAALTEQLQFMRQSSEALGSETRNLVNALRAPQVRGRWGELQLRRVVEAAGMLNHVDFAEQEHHRTDEGALRPDLVIHLAGDKRVVVDSKVAFNGYLEAMEATDETVRMQRLQAHARHLKKHIDDLGTKEYWDAVAGSPEFVVMFVPAEPFLTAALDQDATLYEYAFERNVVIATPSTLVALLRTVGHAWRQEQLAQEAHQIFTVGKELHKRLGTLGQHLATLGKRLNSTVEAYNRFAGSLDRNVVTQARRFSALQGLEDVLTETDPIETLAIAPQKADLYLTEGREKLTAETEGLATETESLEAPVRYASADIKEITERLR, from the coding sequence ATGGACATCGTTCTCGTCGTCATCGCCATCGTCGCCGCCGCGCTCGCCGGCGCGCTGGGCTTCGTGCTCGGCCGTCAGCGCGGGCAGGCCTCCGGCACGGCCGAGCAGGCCGAGCTGGTCGCGGCGCGCCTGCAGATCGACGGCCTCCGCCGGGACGTGGAGGCGGCGCGCGCCGAGACCTCGGGGCGCGTGGAGGAGGAGCGCCGCCTGGGCGCGCAGCGCGTGGCGGAGGCGCGGGAGCTCGCCGAGGCGGCGCTGGCCGAGGTCCGGCGGGATGCGGCGCAGCGGATGCAGGACGAGCGCGCCGCCCACGAGCGCCGCCTCGCCGAGGTCCGCGCCGAGGCGGAGAAGGACGTGCTTGAGGAGCGCCGGCGCGCCGAGCAGCGGATCGAGGAGCTGCGCGCGGACACCAAGCGGCTCGCGGACGAGTTCGAGGCGCTCAGCAAGCGGGCGCTGGATGCCAATGCGAAGACGTTCCTGGCGCAGGCGGAGGAGCGGCTCAAGCGCAGCCAGAGCGAGGGCGCCGCAGAGCTGCGGCGTCGGCAGGAGGCGGTGGAGAAGCTCATCGAGCCGATCCAGAAGACGCTCGACACCGTCAAGAGCGAGATGACCTCGGCCGAGAAGGCCCGCGCGGAGGCGAACGCCGCCCTCACCGAGCAGCTGCAGTTCATGCGGCAGTCTTCCGAGGCGCTCGGTTCGGAGACCCGCAACCTCGTGAACGCCCTCCGGGCCCCGCAGGTGCGCGGCCGATGGGGCGAGCTGCAGCTGCGCCGCGTGGTCGAGGCGGCCGGGATGCTGAACCACGTCGATTTCGCCGAGCAGGAGCACCACCGCACCGACGAGGGTGCGCTGCGCCCCGACCTCGTGATCCACCTCGCCGGCGACAAGCGCGTCGTGGTGGATTCGAAGGTCGCCTTCAACGGATACCTGGAGGCGATGGAGGCGACCGACGAGACCGTGCGGATGCAGCGGCTGCAGGCGCACGCCCGTCACCTGAAGAAGCACATCGATGACCTCGGCACCAAGGAGTACTGGGACGCCGTGGCCGGCTCGCCCGAGTTCGTCGTGATGTTCGTGCCGGCCGAGCCGTTCCTCACCGCGGCGCTCGACCAGGACGCCACCCTCTACGAGTACGCGTTCGAGCGCAATGTCGTGATCGCGACCCCGTCGACGCTGGTGGCGCTGCTGCGCACCGTCGGCCACGCCTGGCGGCAGGAGCAGCTGGCGCAGGAGGCGCACCAGATCTTCACGGTCGGCAAGGAACTGCACAAGCGGCTGGGGACGCTCGGTCAGCACCTGGCGACGCTCGGTAAGCGGCTGAACTCCACCGTGGAGGCGTACAACAGGTTCGCCGGCTCCCTCGACCGCAACGTCGTCACCCAGGCGCGCCGGTTCAGCGCCCTGCAGGGTCTGGAGGATGTGCTCACCGAGACCGACCCGATCGAGACGCTCGCGATCGCGCCGCAGAAGGCCGACCTCTACCTCACCGAAGGCCGGGAGAAGCTCACGGCGGAGACGGAGGGCCTCGCGACGGAGACCGAGTCCCTCGAGGCGCCGGTCCGGTACGCGAGCGCGGACATCAAGGAGATCACCGAGCGGCTGCGGTGA
- a CDS encoding PLD nuclease N-terminal domain-containing protein, with protein sequence MARVLIVGGFLAAAFWIFSIVDCAVQPAARHRGVSKGVWVAIVVLIPVLGGILWFALGRRRADGGGSPLIAPDDDPEFLRGLNRTEQDERIRRLEEELARLEDESDGPDPRS encoded by the coding sequence ATGGCCCGAGTGCTGATCGTCGGCGGGTTCCTGGCCGCCGCGTTCTGGATCTTCAGCATCGTCGACTGCGCTGTGCAGCCGGCGGCGCGGCACCGCGGCGTCTCGAAGGGCGTCTGGGTGGCCATCGTGGTGCTGATCCCGGTGCTTGGCGGCATCCTGTGGTTCGCGCTCGGTCGCCGGCGCGCGGACGGCGGAGGCTCTCCGCTGATCGCGCCGGATGACGACCCGGAGTTCCTCCGCGGCCTCAACCGCACGGAGCAGGACGAGCGCATCCGGCGCCTGGAGGAGGAGCTCGCCCGCCTCGAGGACGAGTCCGACGGCCCGGACCCTCGCTCGTGA